The region CCGCTGCGCGCGGACAACTTCGGGCGACTGTCCTGCTCCATCCCCATAGGCCAGCTGATCCAGAAAACACTTACGGTCAGTCCCCGTACGCCGGTTCAGTCCGTTCAGCGGATCTTCGCCACAAATCCGGCGCTCTCAAACGTGGTCGTCGTTGACGAGGACGTGCCCCTGGGCCTGGTCATGGGCTACAGCCTGGACCGGCATCTGGCTACCCTTTACGGGCGGGCGCTCTATGCGGAAAAACCGGTGTCCGTGCTCATGGACACCACGCCCATGATCGTCGACGAACGCGAACCCGTGGAATACGTGGCCAAAAACGCCAACACCCGCGAAATGCTGAAAGCCTACGACGAGGTCATCGTCACCAGCGGCGGACAATTCATGGGCGTGGTCACGGTCCAGAAGATGCTGACCACCCTGGCGCAGGTTCAGGTCGAGATGGCCAAGGGCACCAATCCCCTGACAGGCATCCCGGGCAACGTGGCGCTCGAAAAGGAAATCGAGACAAGGCTCAGGCGAAGCAAGCCCTTCTGCATGCTCTATGCGGACCTCGACAACTTCAAGGTCTATAATGATGTCTACGGCTTCAAGGACGGCGACCTGGTCATTCTGCTGCTGGGCCGCATCATGACCTGGGCCATCACAAGGCATGGGCAAAGCGGAGACTTTCTGGCGCACATCGGAGGCGACGATTTCGTGGCCATGGTCAACCCGGAGAAAGCCGAACGCATCTGCCAGGCCGCCACCCGCTGCTTCAAGAGACTGATCCTGAACTGCTACCATGCCCAGGACCGCGCCAGGGGCTGGATCATGGGCAAGGGCCGGGACGGCAGGGAGCAGCAGTTCCCGCTTGTCTCCGTCTCCATCGGCATCGTGGACTGCATGGCTCCATGCAGCCTGCAGGCACTGGGGGAGAAAGCGGCCCAGATCAAGGGCTACGCCAAGACCCTGCCCGGCAATGTCTATGTCCGTGACCGGCGCGGTTCCTCCGGATGCGGGCAGGCGACCTGACCCGACAATCCACCCGGCTTCATGCGGACGGCCTTTTTTCCACTACCAGCATGTTCCGCCATTTTCCCTGCCTGAAGCGCCACCACCCCACAAGCGACAGCATGACCAGAAACGTGCAGCTCACGGCCCAGAAATAATAGAGCCCAAGACCCAGCCAGACTCCGGCCAGAAGCGGTGCGATCATGACCATGAAGACCAGCACCAAACGCGAGGTCATGACAAAGACCGTATCTCCCGCCCCTTTGAGGGCTCCGTAGACGATAAAGCTGACCCCGTCGAAGAACAGGTAGGCGACCACAATCATGAGCAGAATCCGGCCCATGTCGACCACCGAGGCAAAGGCGGCCGGATCCATGTCGCGGGGCTGGAACAGGTGCAGGACAGCTTCCGGGACGAACAAAAAAATCGCCGACATGACCGCCAGATAGACAAAGGTCAGCACAAGACTGGCACGCACCACCATGGGCACTTCGTCGGGTTTGCCCGCACCCATGGCCTGACCGACCAGGGTACTGGTGCCCATGGCAAAGCCGACCAAGGGCATGAACGCCAGGGCGTTGATGTTGAGCGCGATGTTGGTCGCGGCCAGTTCCATGGTCCCGAGCCTGCCGACCACGAAGATGAAGACCGTAAAAGCGAAGATATCGAGAAAAAACTCCATCCCGCTCGGCAGGCCGTAGCGCATGAGCCTAAGCCACAGGTCAGGCCGCAGCCGTCGATCCGTGGTCAGGCGGAAACGGGCATTCTCACGGCGGCACATGGCCAGCCAGAGAATGGCCGTAATCAGGCCCCAGCTTATCACGGTGGCCAGGCCCGCACCAAGGATGCCCAGTTCCGGAAACGGGCCGATGCCGTTTATCAGGCAATAATCGAGAGGGATGTTGAGGAGCATCCCTGCCAGGTTGGCGAGCATGACCACGCGCGTGCGGCCCAGGCCGGTAAAGAACCCGGCAAAAGCGCCGCCGGCAAGATGGATTCCCGCCCCCAGGCACAAAGTTCTAAAATAAATGGATTCAAGTATCTGAATCTCTGTGGAATGACCTCCGAGCGCAAAAATGCCCTCCGCCAGGAAGGCCAGCCCTCCAAGCACGGCCGCCCCGAAAAGCGCCACATAGATGCCCTGCCAGACCGCCCTGCCGACCATTTCAGGACGCCCCTGACCCGTATACTGGGCCACGAACACGGACACGTAACTCGTGGTGCCCAGAAAAATCGTCATGGCCAGAAGGGCCATGATCCCGGCGGGCAAGGCAGCTGCAATGGCGTCGAGGGAATAGCGGGCCAGAAAGAGTCGGTCCGTGAACTCCATGATCGTGGTCGCGCCGAGGCTTATGACCAGCGGCATGGAAACCTTGAAAATGCGGCGATATATGATGGCTGTGGCCGGTGAGATGTGGATCATGGGAAATCAGTGCCGCAAGTGCGGCGGACAAGCAAGATCGCTGAGGGGCAATGATGTGACTGTAACGTGAATTCAGGTCGGATTGGGATCGATTTTTCCACGCGGCCTGTGCAAGGGCCCCGAGTTCTCTGCTCTGGGCGTCACCTCGAGAAAATCGTCATCCCCTTGAAGAAGGGGATCCATGCTCTTTTTTAGGTTCATCCGGTTTAAGCGTCCATCGTCTTATGATTCACAACCGATTCACTCCGGGTGGGACCGCCCAGCTCTACGAAAACTCGTTCGAAGTCCGTCATTGCGAGGAGTCTTCGACGAAGCAATCCAGTTTTTATAATAAGCGAAGGCGGGCAAAAAAGCATGGATCGCCACGGCGAAGACGCCTCGCGATGACGATGCCTTGGCACGTTTGGCGGTTTTCTTGGCCCAAAGTTCAGGGGTGCAAAGTAAACTTTCAATGAGTACGCTTAAACCGGATGAACCTTTTATTATCGACCTGAAAGCTAGAGTATTCTCCTACCCATACCGGGCACACGTTCGCGGGACTGACGCTGAGAGTCGTCCGCTATCTTTTGCAGTGGCCCGCCTTGCAACCCGCAAAGCAAAAAACCCAGAATCGGCCGGCATTTTTCCTCGCAGGGCGCGAAAAACTGCCCGTGCCTGCGGGTGGAGGAACGGTTTTCGCGGCCGACATAGAATTCCGCCAGCCCCAGCGGGGTCAGCCCGTGTACGGCGGCATGGTGCAGCAGCTTGGGCGCGCAGCATTCCCCCGTGCCCGTGGGCATGGATGTGCCCATGAACACTTCGCCCAGGGCCCTTGTCTGTCCGCGGAAATTGGTCAGCCGGTAGAGGCTGAAGATGCGGGCCATGAGATTTCGGGACAGTTCACGCCTCTCAGCCAGCATTGCGAGGCGGGCCGGGTCTTCCAGGCCCAGGCCCTGCATGCGCAGCGTCAAGTCCTTGATGCGCGGCTCGTCATGTTCGATGGTGCGCGCAAACTCCGCCGGATCAAGAATGGGCGAGACCCAGCCCGGCACCTCCCAGAGCCCGTTGTACTGGCCGGAAAAAGCCTTGAGCACGCCCTGGCCCCCGGTCCGGTCCGCATACAGGAGCACCCCGAACATCTGCCCCCGGGCAGGTCCGTAAAGATACTCAAGGGACAGCCGCGGATCATCTTCGGCAGGCCCCTGGCCGATACTCCCACGGCGTTCAAGCCGCGCCATCAGCTCCCGGGCATGAGGCAGGGCCGCATCGGCGGAAAGGACGTGTCCGCATCCGCAATCCCGGCAAAAGCCGGCGCAATCAAGAGCCATGAATTCCATGCCCGGCCTCTGCCCTACAACCCGTGACGCTTGATCTTGCGCCACAGGGAGGCCCGGTCGATGCCCAGCATCCGGGCGGCCAAGGTGCGGTTGTCCCCCGCGTGCGCAAGGGTCCACCGGATCTGTTCCCGTTCGCACTCTTCAAGGGTCATGGGCAGCCTGTCTCCCGCCCGGCTCACATGCAACGAGACTTCACGCAGCTCCGGCGAGAGGTGCGCAGGACGAATCTCATCTCCGTTGCAGAAGACCACGGCCCGCTGGATGACGTTCTGCAGCTCCCGGACATTGCCCGGAAAGGCGTAACGGCTGAGGATCTCCATGACCTCGTCGGAGATGCCGGGCGCGGGGCGATCCGCCTCCCGGCTGGCCTTCTCCGCAAAAAAGCGAGCCAGCAGGGGCAAATCCTCACGCCGCTGCACCAGTGGCGGCATGTTCAGCACCAGCACGTTGAGGCGAAAATAAAGGTCCTGACGAAAGCGACCCGTCTCGACCTCGGTCTTTAAATCCTTGTTGGTCGCCGCCACGAGACGCACGTCCACGGGGATGTCCGCGGTACCGCCCACCCGGCGGATGCTCCGCTCCTGGACGGCGCGCAGAAGCTTGACCTGCATGGCCAGGGACATCTCCCCCACTTCATCGAGAAAAAGCGTGCCGCCCTCGGCCGCCTCAAAGAGCCCCTTCTTCTGCCGGGCGGCTCCGGAAAAAGCGCCCTGCTCATGTCCGAAAAGCTCGCTTTCGAGCAACTCCTCGTTGAATGCGCCGCAGTTGATGGCCAGAAAACGGGCTTCGGAGCGGCGGCTGAAGAGGTGAATCATGCGCGCTGCCACCTCTTTGCCCGTCCCGGTTTCGCCCAGGATCAGCACCGTCACGTCCGAAGGCGCTACCTGCGCAATGGTCCGCTTGAGTTCCACCATGCACGGAGCCGCGCCAAGCATGGGCACGGGCAGGGTCTGTTCGCGCAACTGCTCGCGCAGACGCGCGACCTCAAGCCGGAGCCCGCGTTTTTCAAGCGCCTTGTGCACCAGCAACCTGGCTTCGTCGATGCGGTACGGCTTGGCCAGATAGTCGTACGCCCCGGCCCGCATGGCCTCCACGGCCGTATCCACAGTGGGGTAGCCGGTGATGACCACGACCTCGATATCGGGATGACGGGACTTGACCTCCCGCAGGAGGGCCAACCCGTCCATCCCCTCCATCATCAGGTCGGTCAGGACCATGTCGAAGTCCGATTCCTGCAAAAGACCCAGCGCCTCGGCGCCGCCGGACGCGGTCACGGTGTCATGCCCGTGCCGCGCCAGCGCCAGGGCCAGGTTGTCGCGTGAGATGGCCTCGTCATCGACCACCAGAATCCTGGCCGGCGGGGGCGTTGACGGATCGGGAACGCGGCCATGCACTTCCTGGTCGCTCACGATGCCCCCGAAAAGGCGCCGCCGAGTGGCAGGTGCAGGGTGAACGTGGTGCCTTCACCCACCCGACTCTCGACGCCGATGGTCCCGCCGTGCTTCTTGATGATGCCGAACACCACCGACAGGCCAAGGCCCGTACCCGTGTCCTTGAGCGTGAAGAAGGGATCAAAGATGCGGCCCAGATGCTCCGGCGGGATGCCCGCTCCGGTATCGGTCACCTGCAGCACCGCCTCTCCTGAACCGGGGTCGGACCTTGCAGAGAGGGAGATCACTCCAGGCGGGGTTATGGAGTGGATGGCGTTTATCATCAGGTTCAAAAGCACCTCCTGAAAGCGCTGGCTGTCGAGGGGAAGTTCGATATGGTCCGGAATCTCGGTCAGGATGCGCACCCCCGACGGCACTTCACTGGAAACCAGTGTCACCGCCCGTTGCACGACCGCATGCAGCGGCACGGGCTTGAGACAGAACTCCGTTTCCCGGGCGAACTCAAGGAGCCCCTTGACGATATCGCGCGAGCGGCTGACTTCCTGATAGATGTTGTCGAGCATCTGCCGGGTCAGCGCCGGATCGACGGGCAGGGCCGCCTCCAGGTCTTCCTGCAGAATCTGGCAGGATGTGGAGATATTGTTGAGGGGGTTGTTGAGCTGATGGGCGATGCCCGAGGTCAGGACGCCCAGCGAGGCCAGCTTCTTTTCCTGCAGGAGCTGGTTCTGCCTGCGCTCGAGTTCCTCGATCATGTGGTTGAAGGCCTCAACCACGCCCCGCGTTTCGTCGCTGGTGTCTGGCAGGGGCAGAGGCTCGAAATTGCCCTGTACGATCTGACGTGCGGAGTGCTCGATAATGGCCAGGGCACCGAAAATCCTTCTCCCGACCAGCCAGGAAAAAAATATGGCCACGCCCGTGAAAGCTCCAATGGCCAAGGCCAGCTGATGTTTCAGGGTCCCGACAATGTCCAGGATGCGTTCTCGCTGGTAGAGCACGAACTGCCGAACCACATCGACCAGATCCTTGCCCTGATCGCGCAGTTCGACGCCCAGGGGGTCGTTCTCGTCATTATTGCTTCCCGGCTGTGCGCCGATGCTTGAAAACAAATCCTTGTAACGGCGCAGGTCATCCCGAAGTTGAACCAGGGTCATCCGCCCCTTCAGATCGGCTCCGATCAAGCCTCCTTCCCGGGGCTCGATGCGTTCGATGATGGACAGTGCCTTGTCGCAATAGCGCAGGGTCTCAAGGTAATCCTCTTCCAGCGCGTAAAGGAGATAGTTCTTCTCGTAACGACGGATTTCCAGAATCTCGCTGCTCAGATCGTCCACGACCTCGGCCAGGGCCAGGGCGTCTTCGATCTGCAGCAGGTAACGGTAGGAGATGCCACCGAGCACCGAAAATCCCAGCACGGACAGGATCATGCCGAAGAGGACGATGCGCCGGATCTTGCCGCTGGCAAATCGCGAAATCATTCCGTACATGGCGCACCCTCCTGACCGCACAGGGCCACCGCCAGGGCTTCCTCGACCCGTGCCACCAGCACCACCGGCGGCAGGTCCGCGACACTTGCGCGCAGGGCCTCGACGTCGGCCGCATTGGCCTCGGGGAGCACGACCATGGCCGCCCGCCCGCGCAAGGCGGCCAGAATCTTCTCGCGCACCCCGCTGACGGGCAAAACCCGGCCGACCAGGGACAGTTCCCCGGAAAGGGCGACGTCCGAACGTGCCGGACGGCCCGTCAAAAGGGAAACCAGGGCCACGGCAATGGTCAGTCCGGCGGAAGGACCATCCTTGGCGATGCCCCCGGCCGGAATGTGGATGTGGATATCATGTCCCTCGAAAAAATCAGGTTCGACGCCCAGCGTCTGCGCGTTGCTGCGGATGAAGCTGAGCGCGATCTGGGCCGACTCCTTGAGTACCCCGCCAAGAGATCCGGTCAGAATGAGCTGGCCCGGGCCCCTCATGCGCGTAGCCTCGACGAAAATGATCTCTCCACCCGTCTCCGACCAGACCAGGCCAGTGGCTGTGCCGACCAGCCCCCCGGCGTTCGCGTCGTCATGGCGAAAACGCGCCGGCCCGAGCAGCACCGCCGCTCCCTCGGCGCTCACAGGTGCGGCCACAGCCTCGGCCCCTCCGTCCAGGCGCAGGCGG is a window of Deltaproteobacteria bacterium HGW-Deltaproteobacteria-18 DNA encoding:
- a CDS encoding MATE family efflux transporter → MIHISPATAIIYRRIFKVSMPLVISLGATTIMEFTDRLFLARYSLDAIAAALPAGIMALLAMTIFLGTTSYVSVFVAQYTGQGRPEMVGRAVWQGIYVALFGAAVLGGLAFLAEGIFALGGHSTEIQILESIYFRTLCLGAGIHLAGGAFAGFFTGLGRTRVVMLANLAGMLLNIPLDYCLINGIGPFPELGILGAGLATVISWGLITAILWLAMCRRENARFRLTTDRRLRPDLWLRLMRYGLPSGMEFFLDIFAFTVFIFVVGRLGTMELAATNIALNINALAFMPLVGFAMGTSTLVGQAMGAGKPDEVPMVVRASLVLTFVYLAVMSAIFLFVPEAVLHLFQPRDMDPAAFASVVDMGRILLMIVVAYLFFDGVSFIVYGALKGAGDTVFVMTSRLVLVFMVMIAPLLAGVWLGLGLYYFWAVSCTFLVMLSLVGWWRFRQGKWRNMLVVEKRPSA
- a CDS encoding Fis family transcriptional regulator; translated protein: MHGRVPDPSTPPPARILVVDDEAISRDNLALALARHGHDTVTASGGAEALGLLQESDFDMVLTDLMMEGMDGLALLREVKSRHPDIEVVVITGYPTVDTAVEAMRAGAYDYLAKPYRIDEARLLVHKALEKRGLRLEVARLREQLREQTLPVPMLGAAPCMVELKRTIAQVAPSDVTVLILGETGTGKEVAARMIHLFSRRSEARFLAINCGAFNEELLESELFGHEQGAFSGAARQKKGLFEAAEGGTLFLDEVGEMSLAMQVKLLRAVQERSIRRVGGTADIPVDVRLVAATNKDLKTEVETGRFRQDLYFRLNVLVLNMPPLVQRREDLPLLARFFAEKASREADRPAPGISDEVMEILSRYAFPGNVRELQNVIQRAVVFCNGDEIRPAHLSPELREVSLHVSRAGDRLPMTLEECEREQIRWTLAHAGDNRTLAARMLGIDRASLWRKIKRHGL
- a CDS encoding histidine kinase — its product is MYGMISRFASGKIRRIVLFGMILSVLGFSVLGGISYRYLLQIEDALALAEVVDDLSSEILEIRRYEKNYLLYALEEDYLETLRYCDKALSIIERIEPREGGLIGADLKGRMTLVQLRDDLRRYKDLFSSIGAQPGSNNDENDPLGVELRDQGKDLVDVVRQFVLYQRERILDIVGTLKHQLALAIGAFTGVAIFFSWLVGRRIFGALAIIEHSARQIVQGNFEPLPLPDTSDETRGVVEAFNHMIEELERRQNQLLQEKKLASLGVLTSGIAHQLNNPLNNISTSCQILQEDLEAALPVDPALTRQMLDNIYQEVSRSRDIVKGLLEFARETEFCLKPVPLHAVVQRAVTLVSSEVPSGVRILTEIPDHIELPLDSQRFQEVLLNLMINAIHSITPPGVISLSARSDPGSGEAVLQVTDTGAGIPPEHLGRIFDPFFTLKDTGTGLGLSVVFGIIKKHGGTIGVESRVGEGTTFTLHLPLGGAFSGAS